AATTCTCAAGAAAAATATCTTTTGTCATAGCTGAGACCGCCACAATCTTGTTAAATTGGTCATAATGTTTTCTTTGAAAGGTCTTTTCTTTTCCAGTGAGCCGATAACTGACATTAACCCAAGCGTATTTTTGCCTTGCTTTCACTTTATCAGCGACAAAAAATGTCGGAACGCCTTGTGCATAAGCAATAGCTGTATCGTATGTGTCAGGAAGTTCTTTAATCGCTCGTGAGGCACTTTCCCAATAGAGTCTTGCTTTCTTAATATTATCATGCTCTCCGCTACGTAATTTCAATGAATACGAGAGTCTAGACCATAAAAAGTGAGGTTGCCGCCACACTGTTTTTAATGAATGAGCTAATGGCTGTGTTGTAAAAGTTGTATATGGAAACGGCTTAATAATCGTCACCTCATCAGGCACAAGTGATTGTAACGTTTTTCCATGAGCGAAAAGAACTAAGTCAACATCATATTTTGAATAATCTAACAAACCGAGAAGTGTGACGAGGCTTTTTTCCGCCCCTGCACAATCAAGTGAATCTATGACAAATAGCAGCTTTTTTTTCATGTTCTGGTGCCCTCCCTTCGCGAATTACAGTGATGCGGATTTGCTAGCTTGCGCTTCTTTCTTTGCTTTCAGCTTCTGAAATCGACTTGGATTAAAACGAAAAATAATGAGCATTATTTTTTGCTTCAGTCGTATGTTCTTATGTCGTAACAAATCAAAAAAAGCATCGTTAAAACTTGCTTTTAACGTTGCTAATTCGTCGTCAATATCTGTCAAAATGTCTGTTGCATGATGATAGTACCATAAGAATACTTCCATAAATTGTTTAACAGATAGTGCATGAAGTTCTTTTAATTGTTTTTCTTTGAAGAAAACCCTTCTATCGTTTAAGGCATAAACTCTATCAAATTTTTTCACAGTAAACGGAGACCTTACCCAACTGCCTTGACGCTGTAGATAATAGTAGCCCACTTTATTGACATGAGCCACTGTTTTACAACGATATAGTAATTTATGAGCAATAAACTCATCATCATAATTTTTGCCTTCAACATACTTTAGATCAGTGAATAATGATTTGCGATATAATTTGTTCCATGGATAAATAAATGTTAAGGCATCCTTCGTATAAAGTTGCTTTAAAGCTTGCATACTGGAATAAACAACCGTATTTGCAATGGCTCCTGAATCATTAAGCTGAGGAACAGGATCATCAGGGTAAACTTCTGCAAAATCACATACCGCTACATCTGATGAGGTTGCTTCTATCACTTTTAGTAATGAATGGTACATATCACGATGGATAAAATCATCCCCATCAACAAAGCCAATATACTTTCCCTTCGCTTCCCTTATCCCATAATTTCTCACAGAGGCAATACCGCCATTTGCTTTTTGAATGAGACGCACTCTGCTATCA
The genomic region above belongs to Bacillus sp. A301a_S52 and contains:
- a CDS encoding glycosyltransferase; translation: MIPKISIIVAVYNLSDYLPTCIESILNQSFKEFELLLIDDGSTDESIEICKKYEQADSRVRLIQKANGGIASVRNYGIREAKGKYIGFVDGDDFIHRDMYHSLLKVIEATSSDVAVCDFAEVYPDDPVPQLNDSGAIANTVVYSSMQALKQLYTKDALTFIYPWNKLYRKSLFTDLKYVEGKNYDDEFIAHKLLYRCKTVAHVNKVGYYYLQRQGSWVRSPFTVKKFDRVYALNDRRVFFKEKQLKELHALSVKQFMEVFLWYYHHATDILTDIDDELATLKASFNDAFFDLLRHKNIRLKQKIMLIIFRFNPSRFQKLKAKKEAQASKSASL